The Halobacterium sp. CBA1132 genome has a segment encoding these proteins:
- a CDS encoding CopD family protein: MSFDITAARVAHVVFGSAWTGSTLAVALFVVPAARRGVLDAAPVEWIADRFTKLSVASVVAMLLTGGHLAGNLYTFEALARSSRGHLVVGMTSLWLVLAGLSHVATSRLTAGHDVQSAADDATPWFGAAAVVSVALLVLAGLL; the protein is encoded by the coding sequence ATGAGCTTCGACATCACCGCCGCCCGCGTCGCCCACGTCGTCTTCGGGTCGGCGTGGACCGGGAGTACGCTCGCCGTTGCGCTGTTCGTCGTGCCCGCCGCCCGTCGCGGCGTGCTCGACGCCGCGCCCGTCGAGTGGATCGCCGACCGCTTCACGAAACTCAGCGTCGCCAGCGTCGTCGCGATGCTGTTGACCGGCGGCCACCTCGCCGGCAACCTCTACACGTTCGAGGCGCTCGCTCGCTCCTCGCGCGGCCACCTCGTCGTGGGGATGACGAGCCTCTGGCTGGTGCTCGCGGGCCTCTCACACGTCGCGACGAGTCGCCTCACCGCCGGCCACGACGTGCAGTCGGCCGCCGACGACGCGACGCCGTGGTTCGGCGCGGCGGCCGTCGTGAGCGTCGCCCTCCTCGTGCTCGCCGGACTGCTCTGA
- a CDS encoding DNA mismatch repair protein — translation MRLEEYWGVGPKTADKLETELGVPDAIDAIESANVRALVDAGISRGRATRILRRANGGEGMDALATDDARAVYKELVALAADYAVTPGAADRIRVRTPLTDRDAMRERLDDVEAARETWARLGGETKQAVLDTFDAHDDAGDTQRAAVDTALGLQDALDGDGGAFAAVTTLDRDALEDAAEALRHLTGDGVAAGADAKLDRLRERAGDLERLERDTFDVLEDVRSQGVEGTDEFREAFVQYVASEAGVEPRRVRNAMAADAADAADFVSTTLRTLADDVREDADDREDEVAAELRGAISNAREEVDAAVAAVSDLAVDVSLARFAEAHDLTRPEFVEEDAIAVENARNLSLAADGDVQPVTYAVGDHSLADPPTGDRVTVLTGANSGGKTTLLETLCQVAVLAAMGLPVPADRAELGAVDAIVFHRRHASFNAGVLEATLNSVVPPLTEGDRTLMLVDEFEAITEPGSAADLLHGLVTLTVDEQALGVFVTHLADDLEPLPDVARTDGIFAEGLSQDLDLLVDYQPRFGTVGKSTPEFIVSRLVADAGDRAERAGYETLARAVGEEAVQRTLADAEWTE, via the coding sequence ATGCGATTAGAGGAGTACTGGGGGGTCGGCCCGAAGACCGCCGACAAACTGGAGACCGAACTCGGCGTCCCCGACGCTATTGACGCCATCGAGTCCGCGAACGTCCGCGCGCTCGTGGACGCCGGCATCTCGCGGGGTCGCGCCACGCGCATCCTGCGCCGCGCGAACGGCGGGGAGGGGATGGACGCGCTCGCGACCGACGACGCTCGCGCCGTCTACAAGGAACTGGTCGCGCTCGCCGCCGACTACGCCGTCACGCCCGGGGCAGCGGACCGAATCCGCGTGCGCACGCCGCTGACCGACCGCGACGCGATGCGCGAGCGCCTCGACGACGTGGAGGCCGCCCGCGAGACGTGGGCGCGCCTCGGCGGCGAGACAAAGCAAGCCGTCCTCGACACGTTCGACGCCCACGACGACGCCGGCGACACGCAGCGCGCGGCAGTCGACACCGCGCTCGGTCTGCAGGACGCCCTCGACGGCGACGGTGGCGCGTTCGCCGCAGTCACGACGCTCGACCGCGACGCGCTCGAGGACGCCGCCGAGGCGCTGCGCCACCTCACTGGCGACGGGGTCGCCGCGGGCGCGGACGCGAAGCTCGACCGGCTCCGGGAGCGCGCCGGCGACCTCGAACGCCTCGAACGCGACACCTTCGACGTGCTCGAAGACGTGCGCTCGCAGGGCGTCGAGGGCACCGACGAGTTCCGCGAGGCGTTCGTCCAGTACGTCGCCAGCGAGGCCGGCGTCGAACCCCGTCGCGTGCGGAACGCGATGGCTGCGGACGCCGCCGACGCCGCGGATTTCGTGAGTACGACGCTCCGAACGCTCGCCGACGACGTGCGTGAGGACGCCGACGACCGCGAGGACGAGGTCGCCGCGGAGCTCCGCGGAGCCATCTCGAACGCGCGCGAGGAGGTCGACGCCGCAGTAGCTGCTGTCAGCGACCTCGCGGTCGACGTCTCGCTGGCGCGGTTCGCGGAGGCCCACGACCTCACCCGTCCCGAGTTCGTGGAGGAAGACGCTATCGCCGTCGAGAACGCCCGGAACCTCTCGCTGGCCGCCGACGGGGACGTCCAGCCAGTGACGTACGCCGTCGGCGACCACAGTCTCGCCGACCCGCCGACGGGCGACCGCGTGACCGTGCTCACGGGCGCGAACTCCGGCGGGAAGACGACGCTGCTGGAGACGCTCTGCCAGGTCGCCGTGCTCGCCGCGATGGGGCTGCCGGTGCCCGCCGACCGCGCGGAACTCGGCGCCGTCGACGCCATCGTCTTCCACCGCCGACACGCGTCGTTCAACGCCGGCGTGCTGGAAGCGACGCTGAACTCCGTCGTGCCGCCGCTCACTGAGGGCGACCGCACGCTCATGCTCGTCGACGAGTTCGAAGCCATCACCGAACCCGGCAGCGCCGCCGACCTCCTCCACGGCCTCGTCACGCTCACCGTCGACGAGCAGGCGCTGGGCGTGTTCGTCACGCACCTCGCTGACGACCTCGAACCGCTGCCCGATGTCGCGCGCACCGACGGCATCTTCGCGGAGGGACTGAGTCAGGATCTCGACTTGCTCGTGGACTACCAGCCCCGCTTCGGCACCGTCGGGAAGTCCACGCCGGAGTTCATCGTCTCCCGGCTCGTCGCCGACGCCGGCGACCGCGCCGAACGCGCCGGCTACGAGACGCTCGCGCGCGCCGTCGGCGAGGAAGCCGTCCAGCGCACGCTCGCGGACGCCGAGTGGACGGAGTAG
- a CDS encoding cupin domain-containing protein, with protein sequence MPVVNERDLDWTETDEGDARFRRKRLSRAADGEELGCSLYELPAGEKSWPYHYHTGNEEALYVLAGEGVLLCEDGDRALEPGDYAAFPAGESGGHRVVNDTDGPLRYLAVSTMRDPDITVYPESGKIGVYAGSPPGGSGERDVHGYYDRDATVDYWA encoded by the coding sequence ATGCCCGTCGTGAACGAACGCGACCTCGACTGGACCGAGACCGACGAGGGCGACGCGCGCTTCCGCCGCAAGCGCCTCAGCCGCGCCGCCGACGGCGAGGAACTCGGCTGTAGTCTCTACGAACTCCCCGCCGGCGAGAAGTCGTGGCCGTACCACTACCACACCGGCAACGAGGAGGCGCTGTACGTACTCGCCGGTGAGGGCGTCCTGCTCTGCGAGGACGGCGACCGCGCGCTCGAACCCGGCGACTACGCCGCGTTCCCCGCCGGCGAGTCGGGCGGACACCGGGTCGTCAACGACACCGACGGCCCGCTACGCTACCTCGCCGTCTCCACGATGCGCGACCCGGACATCACCGTCTACCCCGAATCCGGGAAAATCGGCGTGTACGCCGGGTCGCCACCGGGCGGGTCGGGCGAGCGCGACGTCCACGGCTACTACGACCGCGACGCCACCGTCGACTACTGGGCGTAG
- a CDS encoding CNNM domain-containing protein: MPLDLSVVPSLVAVVVLLAASAFFSSTEIALFSLTPERLDALAADDERGPELKRLRDDPHRLLVTILVGNNVVNIAISSILTVLLVTYLPPELAVVGTTLVATSLVLVCGEILPKSWGLANAESWALTSARPLKYVALALWPLVAFFDVLTRRLAGATGGSPDIEQELLEED; this comes from the coding sequence ATGCCACTGGACCTCTCTGTCGTCCCGTCGCTGGTCGCTGTCGTCGTCCTGCTGGCGGCGTCGGCGTTCTTCTCCAGCACCGAGATTGCGCTGTTCTCGCTGACCCCCGAGCGCCTCGACGCGCTCGCCGCCGACGACGAGCGCGGCCCCGAACTGAAGCGCCTCCGCGACGACCCACACCGGCTGCTGGTGACGATTCTCGTCGGGAACAACGTCGTCAACATCGCTATCTCCTCCATCCTCACAGTGCTGCTAGTCACCTACCTGCCGCCGGAACTCGCAGTCGTCGGGACGACGCTCGTCGCCACGTCGCTCGTGCTCGTCTGCGGGGAGATTCTCCCGAAGTCGTGGGGGCTGGCGAACGCCGAATCGTGGGCGCTGACCAGCGCGCGCCCCCTCAAGTACGTCGCGCTCGCGCTGTGGCCGCTGGTCGCGTTCTTCGACGTGCTTACGCGCCGCCTCGCCGGCGCGACCGGCGGCAGCCCCGACATCGAACAGGAACTGCTCGAGGAGGACTGA
- a CDS encoding 50S ribosomal protein L15e: MTRSFYSHIKEAWRDPDDGKLAELQWQRKQDWRKQGAIVRVDHPTRLDKARELGYKAKQGVVVARVSVRKGTARKSRFKAGRRTKRQGVNRIGRAKNLQSIAEERASKKYVNLRVLNSYWVGEDGSQKWFEAILLDPEHGAIENDDDLNWICDDSQQGRVFHGKTSAGQRARGLQNRGKGTEHLRPSTNAGKRRKS, encoded by the coding sequence ATGACACGAAGCTTCTACTCCCACATCAAGGAAGCCTGGCGGGACCCCGACGACGGGAAGCTCGCCGAGCTCCAGTGGCAGCGCAAGCAGGACTGGCGCAAGCAGGGCGCCATCGTCCGCGTCGACCACCCGACCCGCCTCGACAAGGCCCGCGAACTCGGCTACAAGGCCAAGCAGGGCGTCGTCGTGGCGCGGGTCAGCGTCCGGAAGGGCACCGCCCGGAAGTCCCGGTTCAAGGCTGGGCGCCGCACGAAGCGGCAGGGCGTCAACCGCATCGGTCGCGCGAAGAACCTCCAGAGCATCGCCGAGGAGCGTGCGTCGAAGAAGTACGTCAACCTCCGCGTGCTGAACTCCTACTGGGTCGGCGAGGACGGCTCCCAGAAGTGGTTCGAAGCGATTCTCCTGGACCCCGAGCACGGCGCAATCGAGAACGACGACGACCTGAACTGGATCTGCGACGACAGCCAGCAGGGTCGCGTCTTCCACGGGAAGACCAGCGCCGGGCAGCGCGCTCGCGGCCTCCAGAACCGCGGCAAGGGCACCGAGCACCTGCGCCCGAGCACGAACGCCGGCAAGCGCCGGAAGTCGTAA
- a CDS encoding restriction endonuclease, with protein MFEEMPASAFPNFLAAFWTEKGWSTSVTENDDGTYLVGGDKDNGKRGLIGVRPDEDTEIGASEVEDFAAFCDKKGVDVRVMATRGRFTTGARSAAEAGDVHLLDPNELASSVRDENAEDLVEEFTDGDGDGGSLLDSVPSIPLPGGVPSGIPVVPIVVAVVVVVAAVFAGPTLLGFVPFVGGGGGGDAGPAITAFSMAADENTTATAKWDARVQDELETANNTYRPNDGETFVVVQLNVTAGDSQLVVRNQNFALSVNGTNYGHQRFENASQQFRAQMSAVTAAPGESGSMLVVFSVPEDFDGATLVERPDGPGLRFERAELTFGVE; from the coding sequence ATGTTCGAGGAGATGCCGGCGTCGGCGTTTCCGAACTTCCTCGCGGCGTTCTGGACGGAGAAGGGCTGGTCGACGTCCGTGACGGAGAACGACGACGGCACGTACCTCGTCGGCGGCGACAAGGACAACGGCAAGCGCGGGCTCATCGGCGTTCGGCCCGACGAGGACACGGAAATCGGCGCCTCGGAAGTCGAGGACTTCGCGGCGTTCTGCGACAAGAAGGGCGTAGACGTGCGCGTGATGGCGACCCGCGGCCGATTCACCACAGGCGCGCGGAGCGCGGCGGAAGCGGGCGACGTCCACCTCCTCGACCCGAACGAACTGGCGTCGTCGGTCCGTGACGAGAACGCCGAGGACCTCGTCGAGGAGTTCACCGACGGCGACGGCGACGGCGGGTCGCTGCTCGACAGTGTTCCGAGTATCCCGCTTCCGGGCGGCGTGCCGAGCGGCATCCCCGTCGTCCCCATCGTGGTCGCGGTCGTGGTCGTGGTCGCGGCCGTGTTCGCGGGGCCGACGCTGCTCGGGTTCGTGCCGTTCGTCGGCGGCGGTGGCGGTGGCGACGCTGGTCCCGCGATTACGGCGTTCTCGATGGCCGCCGACGAGAACACCACGGCGACCGCGAAGTGGGACGCCCGCGTGCAGGACGAGTTAGAGACCGCGAACAACACGTACCGGCCGAACGACGGCGAGACGTTCGTCGTCGTCCAGTTGAACGTGACCGCGGGCGACTCCCAACTGGTCGTGCGGAACCAAAACTTCGCGCTGTCGGTCAACGGCACGAACTACGGCCACCAGCGCTTCGAAAACGCCAGCCAGCAGTTCCGCGCGCAGATGTCGGCGGTGACGGCGGCGCCCGGCGAGTCGGGGAGCATGCTCGTCGTGTTCTCCGTGCCCGAGGACTTCGACGGCGCGACGCTCGTCGAACGGCCGGACGGCCCCGGCCTGCGCTTCGAGCGCGCGGAGCTGACGTTCGGCGTCGAGTGA
- a CDS encoding serine/threonine-protein kinase RIO2, translating to MVRNVAAEMADLDPEDFHLLSGVEHGMRFSEWVSREKLPEFSRLTQEEVDYRLDRMLDLEFLERKTIQYEGVQLTFAGYDALALHAFAERDTVEGFGSPLGVGKESDVYEVQSFRPMALKFHREGYTQFREVHRGRDYTSDKEHTSWQYTARKAAEREYDALETLYPDVNVPRPVDQNRHAIVMERIDGVELSRAELEPEQASGVLDLVLREMATAYEAGYVHADISEYNVFVSEDGVTLFDWPQATPSDHENARELLDRDIGNIVGYFRQKYPSDVPEIDERGVADAVADGTFGSVTDFSE from the coding sequence ATGGTTCGGAACGTCGCCGCCGAGATGGCGGACCTCGACCCGGAGGACTTCCACCTGCTCTCCGGGGTCGAACACGGAATGCGGTTCTCCGAGTGGGTCAGCCGCGAGAAGCTCCCGGAGTTCTCCCGGTTGACACAGGAGGAAGTCGACTACCGGCTCGACAGGATGCTCGACCTGGAGTTCCTCGAACGGAAGACCATCCAGTACGAGGGCGTCCAACTCACGTTCGCGGGCTACGACGCGCTCGCGCTGCACGCGTTCGCCGAGCGCGACACCGTCGAGGGATTCGGGTCGCCGCTCGGCGTCGGCAAGGAGAGCGACGTCTACGAGGTGCAGTCGTTCCGCCCGATGGCGCTGAAGTTCCACCGCGAGGGGTACACCCAGTTCCGGGAGGTCCACCGCGGCCGCGACTACACCAGCGACAAGGAGCACACGTCGTGGCAGTACACCGCGCGGAAGGCCGCCGAGCGTGAGTACGACGCCTTAGAGACGCTGTACCCGGACGTGAACGTCCCGCGGCCGGTCGACCAGAACCGCCACGCCATCGTGATGGAGCGCATCGACGGCGTGGAGCTCTCGCGCGCGGAACTGGAACCCGAGCAGGCGAGCGGCGTCCTCGACCTGGTGCTCCGGGAGATGGCGACCGCCTATGAGGCGGGCTACGTCCACGCGGACATCAGCGAGTACAACGTCTTCGTCAGCGAGGACGGCGTGACGCTGTTCGACTGGCCGCAGGCCACCCCGAGCGACCACGAGAACGCGCGCGAGCTGTTGGACCGCGACATCGGGAACATCGTCGGCTACTTCCGGCAGAAGTACCCGAGTGACGTCCCCGAAATCGACGAGCGAGGGGTCGCAGACGCCGTCGCGGACGGCACGTTCGGCTCCGTCACCGATTTCTCCGAGTAG
- a CDS encoding biotin/lipoate A/B protein ligase family protein, whose amino-acid sequence MTLADREWRLILEEARDGPMQMALEEVAAETAANGGPRTVRAYQWSPSTLSMGYRQDAASVDWEFAEREGVAVTRRQTGGGGIYHDEHADISYSIVAPADELPGDLMDCYEVLCEPILSAFHAMGVDADFVPEKHPAIHEPACYLRALHPAHDIAVDGRKISGNAQYRTRDAVIQHGSLSYDHATDNHLGVFADPGIDDQRFRERVTSIREESGISRGDAVSALEDALAEWCDASVGEWTDDELAAARELADEKYATDDWTRERTA is encoded by the coding sequence ATGACGCTGGCCGACCGCGAGTGGCGCCTGATTCTCGAGGAAGCCCGCGACGGGCCGATGCAGATGGCACTAGAGGAGGTCGCTGCGGAGACTGCCGCAAACGGCGGCCCGCGAACGGTCCGCGCGTACCAGTGGTCGCCATCGACGCTCTCGATGGGGTACCGGCAGGACGCCGCGTCCGTCGACTGGGAGTTCGCCGAGCGCGAGGGCGTCGCAGTGACGCGCCGGCAGACCGGCGGCGGCGGCATCTACCACGACGAGCACGCCGACATCTCCTACAGCATCGTCGCGCCCGCCGACGAACTCCCCGGCGACCTGATGGACTGCTACGAGGTGCTCTGCGAGCCGATTCTGTCGGCGTTCCACGCGATGGGCGTCGACGCCGACTTCGTCCCCGAGAAACATCCCGCGATTCACGAGCCCGCGTGCTACCTGCGCGCGCTCCACCCAGCCCACGACATCGCGGTCGACGGCCGGAAAATCAGCGGGAACGCCCAGTACCGCACCCGCGACGCGGTCATCCAGCACGGGTCGCTGTCCTACGACCACGCGACCGACAACCACCTCGGCGTGTTCGCGGACCCCGGAATCGACGACCAGCGGTTCCGCGAGCGCGTCACGAGCATCCGCGAGGAATCCGGAATCAGTCGAGGAGATGCAGTTTCCGCGCTGGAGGACGCGCTCGCGGAGTGGTGTGACGCGTCCGTCGGCGAGTGGACCGACGACGAACTCGCAGCTGCCCGCGAACTCGCCGACGAGAAGTACGCGACTGATGACTGGACCCGGGAGCGGACTGCTTAG
- a CDS encoding redoxin domain-containing protein has translation MASGEALDVGDQVPDVTAPLVHPDDSVEDTPLAELYADRPVLVVFYTNDFSPDCVTEWCSFRDYGWFTSTEDVRVVGASKSRVATHRQFIGYLDIDFPLYADTDLDISDAFGVTYRAMKLFPRSKRSVFLVDTDGIVQYRWVGEHPLDPTRDQPPLAEIREAVEEHVGSETETFGFS, from the coding sequence ATGGCTTCGGGGGAAGCACTCGACGTCGGCGACCAGGTTCCAGACGTGACGGCGCCGCTAGTCCATCCGGACGACAGCGTCGAGGACACGCCCCTAGCGGAGTTGTACGCCGACCGGCCCGTGCTGGTCGTCTTCTACACGAACGACTTCAGCCCGGACTGCGTGACCGAGTGGTGTTCGTTCCGCGACTACGGCTGGTTCACGTCCACGGAGGACGTGCGCGTCGTCGGCGCAAGCAAGTCCCGCGTGGCGACCCACCGGCAGTTCATCGGCTACCTCGACATCGACTTCCCGCTGTACGCCGACACCGACCTCGACATCTCGGACGCGTTCGGCGTCACGTACCGCGCGATGAAACTGTTCCCGCGCTCGAAGCGCTCCGTCTTCCTCGTGGACACGGACGGCATCGTGCAGTACCGCTGGGTCGGCGAACACCCACTCGACCCGACGCGCGACCAGCCGCCGCTGGCCGAGATTCGGGAAGCCGTCGAGGAACACGTCGGCAGCGAGACGGAGACGTTCGGGTTCAGCTAA
- a CDS encoding deoxyribonuclease IV — protein sequence MRVGAHVSIAGGVDNAVENELAVGGNCGQIFTHSPQVWQDPNVGDDEAAAFREGTDEHLDGPWVIHSSYLVNLCTPKADLREKSVDSMQKEVDAADKLGIEYVNVHLGAHTGAGVQQGLDNAVSALDELDIPEDVTVLVESDAGSGTKLGGDFEHLAHVLDESSHDLGVCVDTAHAFAAGYDLSTPEAVAEALAEFDDVVGFEHLHCVHLNDSKHDCGTNKDEHAHIGEGLIGEDGMDAFVNHDAITDVPLVLETPHEDGRGFEWNIQKVRELRGRAE from the coding sequence ATGCGAGTAGGTGCACACGTCTCTATCGCGGGCGGCGTCGACAACGCCGTCGAGAACGAACTGGCCGTCGGCGGGAACTGCGGGCAGATTTTCACGCACTCGCCGCAGGTCTGGCAGGACCCGAACGTCGGCGACGACGAAGCCGCGGCGTTCCGCGAGGGAACGGACGAGCATCTGGACGGCCCGTGGGTCATCCACTCGTCGTATCTGGTGAACCTCTGCACGCCCAAAGCCGACCTCCGCGAGAAGTCCGTCGACAGCATGCAGAAGGAGGTCGACGCCGCGGACAAACTCGGCATCGAGTACGTCAACGTCCACCTCGGCGCGCACACCGGCGCGGGCGTCCAGCAGGGCCTCGACAACGCCGTCAGCGCGCTCGACGAACTCGACATTCCCGAGGATGTCACCGTGCTCGTGGAGAGCGACGCGGGCTCGGGCACGAAGCTCGGCGGGGACTTCGAGCACCTCGCGCACGTCCTCGACGAGTCGAGCCACGACCTCGGCGTCTGCGTCGACACCGCGCACGCGTTCGCCGCGGGCTACGATCTCTCGACGCCCGAGGCCGTCGCAGAGGCGCTCGCAGAGTTCGACGACGTCGTCGGCTTCGAGCACCTCCACTGCGTCCACCTCAACGACTCGAAACACGACTGCGGCACGAACAAGGACGAACACGCCCACATCGGCGAAGGACTCATCGGCGAGGACGGCATGGACGCGTTCGTCAATCACGACGCTATCACGGACGTGCCGCTCGTGCTGGAGACGCCCCACGAGGACGGCCGCGGCTTCGAGTGGAACATCCAGAAGGTGCGGGAACTGCGTGGCCGAGCGGAGTGA
- a CDS encoding methyltransferase domain-containing protein, with product MRRFSADYLEETRRGMWAERDALDALRLSSRERILDVGCGTGELTAVFREESSAEVLALDADPDLLGHVDADERLRGDATRLPFRDGVCDLVACQALLINLPDPVAAVREFSRVSSDLVAAVEPNNAAVTVESTVASEPPLAARAREAYLEGVDTDVSLGADAADCFEAAGLVDVSTTQYDHVQDVQPPYDEGALEAAARKATGERLADQQPTLAAGGLSSDAYDALRAEWREMGREVVAQMRENDYERVETVPFYVTVGRVPE from the coding sequence GTGCGCCGATTCAGCGCCGACTACCTCGAGGAGACGCGCCGCGGGATGTGGGCCGAGCGCGACGCGCTGGACGCGCTCCGACTGAGCAGCCGCGAGCGCATTCTCGACGTGGGCTGTGGCACGGGCGAACTCACCGCCGTGTTCCGCGAGGAGTCCAGCGCCGAGGTGCTCGCGCTCGACGCCGACCCGGACCTGCTCGGGCACGTCGACGCCGACGAGCGCCTCCGCGGCGACGCGACGCGGCTGCCGTTCCGCGACGGCGTCTGCGACCTCGTGGCGTGTCAGGCGCTGCTCATCAACCTCCCAGACCCCGTGGCCGCCGTGCGGGAGTTCTCGCGGGTGTCTTCGGACCTCGTGGCGGCGGTCGAACCGAACAACGCCGCCGTCACCGTCGAGTCGACGGTAGCGAGCGAACCGCCGCTCGCGGCGCGCGCCCGTGAAGCGTACCTCGAGGGCGTGGACACGGACGTCTCGCTGGGCGCAGACGCCGCGGACTGCTTCGAAGCCGCCGGACTCGTCGACGTCTCGACGACGCAGTACGACCACGTGCAGGACGTCCAGCCGCCGTACGACGAGGGCGCACTGGAAGCTGCCGCCCGGAAGGCGACCGGCGAACGGCTCGCCGACCAGCAGCCGACGCTCGCGGCAGGCGGGCTCTCCTCGGACGCCTACGACGCGCTGCGCGCGGAGTGGCGCGAGATGGGCCGCGAAGTCGTCGCGCAGATGCGCGAGAACGACTACGAGCGCGTCGAGACCGTTCCGTTCTACGTCACGGTCGGTCGCGTTCCCGAGTAA
- a CDS encoding aminopeptidase yields the protein MDDRVRRHAEVLVEDCTEIQPGDMVQVRASREAEALVVALYEKLGEIGARPSLHWGLARASRAYNRAMDADDYETKAHELAAMEETDAVFLIGGGGNAFETSDVPPEKSQAASRAHGPILEERLGTRWVITQHPTPADAQKAEMSTAAYENFVYEAVNKDWDAQREFQSQLVEILDPADEVRVVSGDTTDVTMSVAGMDAANDWGTKNMPAGEVFTCPVPDSVEGEVLFDKPLIRQGKEITDAWLQFEDGEVVDFAAGQNEAALEGILETDEGSRRLGELGIGMNRDIDRFTYNMLFDEKMGDTVHMAVGGAIAECVPEDQTFNESATHVDMIVDMSEDSFIEIDGEIVQRDGTFRFEDGFEA from the coding sequence ATGGACGACAGAGTCCGCCGCCACGCCGAAGTCCTCGTCGAGGACTGCACCGAGATTCAGCCCGGAGACATGGTGCAGGTGCGCGCGTCGAGGGAGGCAGAAGCCCTCGTCGTCGCGCTGTACGAGAAACTCGGAGAAATCGGCGCGCGACCCTCGCTGCACTGGGGGCTGGCGCGCGCCAGTCGCGCGTACAACCGCGCGATGGACGCCGACGACTACGAGACGAAAGCGCACGAACTCGCCGCGATGGAGGAGACTGACGCCGTCTTCCTGATTGGCGGCGGCGGGAACGCCTTCGAAACCAGCGACGTTCCTCCCGAGAAGTCACAGGCCGCGAGCCGCGCACACGGCCCGATTCTCGAAGAACGGCTCGGCACGCGCTGGGTCATCACCCAGCATCCGACGCCCGCCGACGCACAGAAGGCCGAGATGAGCACGGCGGCCTACGAGAACTTCGTCTACGAGGCCGTCAACAAGGACTGGGACGCACAGCGCGAGTTCCAGTCTCAACTCGTCGAGATTCTCGACCCCGCCGACGAGGTCCGCGTCGTCTCCGGGGACACCACTGATGTCACGATGAGCGTCGCGGGGATGGACGCGGCCAACGACTGGGGCACGAAGAACATGCCCGCTGGCGAGGTGTTCACGTGCCCGGTGCCGGACAGCGTCGAGGGCGAAGTTCTCTTCGACAAGCCGCTCATCCGGCAGGGCAAGGAAATCACGGACGCGTGGCTGCAGTTCGAGGACGGCGAGGTCGTGGACTTCGCTGCGGGGCAGAACGAAGCCGCGCTCGAAGGCATTCTCGAAACGGACGAGGGGTCGCGTCGCCTCGGCGAACTCGGCATCGGGATGAACCGCGACATCGACCGGTTCACGTACAACATGCTGTTCGACGAGAAGATGGGCGACACCGTCCACATGGCCGTCGGCGGCGCAATCGCGGAGTGCGTGCCCGAGGACCAGACGTTCAACGAGTCCGCTACCCACGTCGACATGATCGTGGACATGAGCGAGGACTCGTTCATCGAAATCGACGGCGAAATCGTGCAGCGCGACGGGACGTTCAGATTCGAGGACGGGTTCGAGGCGTAG